From the genome of Papaver somniferum cultivar HN1 chromosome 2, ASM357369v1, whole genome shotgun sequence, one region includes:
- the LOC113351975 gene encoding uncharacterized protein LOC113351975, whose translation MCTGNLRQSLNAVKDLVKVIKPIGLTDRAHRYLRRAAYGELVMMYYDDYDTTVPTTTRQTTNKHGVLKLLNCFDMDCETPCSFKFADDKIIESTPAKLAGIFCMQRIGSRKGQKLLKYYCPSDLTDNVLYSKYFTDIKSTKHQTTVTKTNILEKIKQLMAKRRKSGKRKKVDEKDLVCLIGLYLCCVLFFGDKNANGVNAKYLSIVETYDTVLKVSWPDLIHEHLFEEIHTNLSCLSNVKACVQYLLLLFAEHTPAGLIPKVENHEEDIPRVGRWDIYQISDYIWKTDMTQFSPTPSFVAEFSQLEKQLGISTVVPSKDDLQSWLKAQTIENSHLKEQLQEKQAMLKAVYAIAREGISEGDLSGTAEFKVHKFSCQIMQAMGIDPYKVTQEEFMQHEDDVHGGTEHGATEHEEEELQLVETEQQGDGSTEQEKEKDDAETSFHEEFPCMSLAAGNTPTILQAQTAAEGHKRPLRTYSSSMKSVTTCKTPPKKRPVAKQKPTPTNNVDEEQKKDVEETPVTDEAQKKAADGGVVDGAGDDVAAKAVGDDVTAKVNEDTPATVGDGLVMTAPTQPTPGTFDDSSASTQFEDSMVITATTPQTHLTMLRLQVGATRS comes from the exons atgtgtACAGGAAACCTAAGGCAGTCGTTGAATGCAGTAAAGGATTTAGTAAAGGTGATAAAGCCTATAGGACTGACTGATAGGGCTCATAGATATCTTAGGAGAGCTGCTTACGGAGAACTCGTAATGATGTATTACGATGACTATGATACAACTGTACCAACTACAACAAGACAGACTACCAACAAACACGGCGTCTTGAAGCTCTTGAACTGCTTTGACATGGATtgtgagacaccatgttcattcaAGTTTGCTGATGATAAGATTATAGAGTCTACACCGGCAAAGCTGGCTGGTATATTTTGCATGCAGAGGATTGGAAGCAGAAAGGGTCAGAAGCTGTTAAAGTACTATTGTCCTAGTGATTTGACTGACAATGTTTTATACAGCAAATACTTCACCGATATCAAATCTACAAAGCATCAGACGACGGTGACTAAGACaaacattttagagaagataaaacaacttatggcaaaaaggagaaaaagtgggaaaagaaagaaagttgatgaAAAGGATCTAGTTTGCCTGATAGGTCTTTATCTTTGCTGTGTATTGTTTTTTGGCGACAAAAATGCCAATGGAGTGAACGCGAAATATCTTAGTATCGTTGAAACTTATGATACGGTGCTCAAGGTGTCGTGGCCTGATTTAATACACGAGCACTTGTTTGAAGAGATTCATACTAATCTTAGTTGTTTGTCAAATGTGAAGGCTTGTGTGCAATACCTACTG ttaTTGTTTGCTGAACACACGCCAGCAGGATTAATCCCGAAAGTTGAGAACCACGAGGAAGATATCCCGAGGGTTGGGAGATGGGATATATACCAGATTTCTGATTACATTTGGAAAACAGACATGACACAGTTTTCG ccaactcctagctttgtggctgagttttcacagcttgagaAGCAGCTGGGTATATCAACCGTGGTACCCAGCAAGGACGACCTGCAAAGTTGGCTGAAAGCGCAAACTATTGAGAATAGCCATCTGAAAGAGCAACTGCAAGAAAAGCAAGCAATGCTTAAAGCAGTGTATGCAATTGCAAGAGAAGGGATATCAGAAGGGGACCTTTCAGGAACAGCGGAATTCAAGGTtcacaaatttagttgccaaattatgcaagcaatgggtattgatccttacaaagtgacccaggaagagtttatgcaacatgaagatgatgtacatggaggtactgagcatggagctactgagcatgaagaagaagagttacaatTAGTTGAGACAGAGCAACAAGGAGATGGAAGTACtgagcaagagaaagagaaagatgacgcggaaacttccttccatgaagaat ttccatgtatgagccttgcagctggaaatacgccaacaattctgcaagctcaaactgctgcagaggGGCACAAAAGACCACTCAGGACATATAGTTCGAGTATGAAGAGTGTGACAACTTGCaagactccaccaaagaaaaggCCTGTCGCAAAGCAAAAGCCCACTCCTACAAATAATGTTgatgaggagcagaagaaagatgTTGAAGAGACACCTGTTACGGATGAGGCACAGAAGAAAGCTGCAGATGGTGGAGTTGTGGATGGGGCAGGTGATGATGTAGCTGCAAAAGCCGTAGGTGATGATGTTACTGCAAAAGTCAATGAGGATACACCTGCAACTGTTGGTGACGGTTTGGTTATGACTGCTCCAACTCAGCCAACTCCTGGAACTTTTGATGACAGTTCTGCTTCAACACAGTTTGAGGACTCCATGGTGATAACTGCTACAACACCGCAAACACACCTGACAATGCTCAGACTACAGGTTGGTGCAACTAGGAGCTAA
- the LOC113353960 gene encoding uncharacterized protein LOC113353960: MSYIHEPVYISNPMTREYMNFPRLEVSGGSKVDSMVCGFGYLPSLDKYKIIKIYYIQNQVMGRVQVYTLGAGRCSVWRDIGETPYSLRHIQDGFQCGRSPFGAFANGALNWLDKEQKIVSLRFGRGEVLLAPITTFCRCFRCYKQF; the protein is encoded by the coding sequence ATGTCTTATATCCACGAACCTGTGTATATTAGTAATCCTATGACCAGAGAATACATGAATTTCCCAAGACTAGAAGTTAGTGGTGGGAGCAAGGTTGACTCAATGGTGTGTGGTTTTGGTTACCTTCCTTCTCTCGACAAgtacaaaatcataaaaatttattatattcAGAACCAAGTCATGGGACGGGTCCAGGTATATACACTTGGGGCTGGCAGATGTAGTGTCTGGAGAGACATTGGAGAAACCCCTTACTCACTGCGGCATATTCAGGATGGTTTCCAGTGTGGTCGTTCTCCATTTGGTGCATTTGCAAATGGAGCGCTTAATTGGCTTGATAAAGAGCAGAAGATTGTATCACTTCGATTTGGCAGAGGAGAAGTTCTACTTGCTCCCATCACCACCTTTTGTCGGTGCTTTAGATGTTACAAACAGTTTTGA